The following coding sequences are from one Panthera leo isolate Ple1 chromosome E1, P.leo_Ple1_pat1.1, whole genome shotgun sequence window:
- the PYY gene encoding peptide YY, producing MPQASVAAFYRRTNKSGPWAGDISPAGKALSRGGGHSPTCSSPALGTPLAFHLLISASRTVAMVTVRRPWPAVATVLLALLACLGALVHAYPAKPEAPGEDASPEELSRYYASLRHYLNLVTRQRYGKRDSPEAVLSKLLFPDGEDRQVKSRPEGAYMW from the exons ATGCCACAGGCATCTGTCGCTGCGTTTTATAGAAGGACCAACAAGTCTGG GCCCTGG gccGGGGATATAAGCCCCGCAGGGAAAGCgctgagcagaggaggaggccaCAGCCCGACCTGCAGCAGTCCAGCCCTTGGGACTCCTCTCGCCTTCCACCTGCTCATCTCCGCTTCCAGAACTGTCGCC ATGGTGACCGTGCGCCGGCCGTGGCCCGCCGTGGCCACAGTGCTGCTGGCCCTGCTCGCCTGCCTGGGGGCGCTGGTCCACGCCTACCCCGCCAAACCCGAGGCTCCCGGCGAAGACGCGTCGCCGGAGGAGCTGAGCCGCTACTACGCGTCGCTGCGCCACTACCTCAACCTGGTCACTCGGCAGCG GTACGGGAAACGAGACAGCCCGGAAGCGGTCCTCTCGAAACTGCTCTTCCCCGACGGCGAGGACCGCCAGGTCAAGTCACG GCCAGAAGGCGCGTACATGTGGTGA
- the PPY gene encoding pancreatic prohormone — protein MPVARRCLSLLLLSACVALLLQPPLGARGAPLEPVYPGDNATPEQMAQYAAELRRYINMLTRPRYGKRDRGETLDILEWGSPHAAAPRELSPMDV, from the exons ATGCCTGTCGCCCGCCgctgcctctccctgctgctcctgtccgcctgtgtggctctgttgCTGCAGCCACCGCTGGGTGCCCGGGGAGCGCCGCTGGAGCCGGTGTACCCGGGAGACAATGCCACGCCGGAGCAGATGGCCCAGTATGCGGCCGAGCTCCGCAGATACATCAACATGCTGACCAGGCCCAG GTatgggaaaagagacagaggagaaacgCTGGACATCTTGGAGTGGGGCTCTCCCCACGCAGCTGCCCCCAG GGAGCTCAGCCCGATGGACGTGTAA